One genomic region from Apodemus sylvaticus chromosome 1, mApoSyl1.1, whole genome shotgun sequence encodes:
- the LOC127679444 gene encoding olfactory receptor 10A3-like, producing MTQGSTRAMRGQNDSSVAEFILLGFSNYPELQKQMFGTFLVIYLVTLTGNALIMSVILLDRSLHIPMYLFLQNLSVVETGFSTTVMPEMLVVLSTEKATISFGGCFAQMYFILLFGGTECFLLGAMAYDRFAAICHPLSYPVIMNKRVFMTLVTCSWLSGTMMTTLQTTWVFSFPYCGSNEINHISCETPAVLELACTDIFFFEIYAFTGTVLIILTPFVLILLSYIRILFSILRMPSTTGRQKAFSTCASHLTSVTLFYGTASMTYLQPKSKYSPDTKKLMSLAYSLLTPLLNPLIYSLRNKEMKRAVVKLWERKVALHTT from the coding sequence ATGACACAGGGTTCCACTAGAGCAATGAGGGGGCAGAATGACAGCTCTGTGGCTGAGTTCATCCTCTTGGGCTTTTCGAACTATCCTGAACTCCAAAAGCAAATGTTTGGGACTTTCCTAGTTATTTACCTGGTGACTCTGACTGGAAATGCCCTCATTATGTCTGTCATCCTCCTGGACCGGAGCCTGCACATTCCCATGTATCTGTTCCTGCAGAACTTGTCTGTGGTGGAGACCGGCTTCAGCACAACTGTTATGCCTGAAATGCTGGTGGTCCTGTCCACTGAGAAAGCGACCATTTCCTTTGGGGGCTGTTTTGCACAGATGTACTTCATTCTTCTCTTTGGTGGAACTGAGTGTTTTCTCCTGGGAGCAATGGCTTATGACCGATTTGCTGCAATCTGCCATCCTCTATCCTACCCTGTGATTATGAACAAAAGAGTTTTTATGACTTTAGTGACATGCTCCTGGCTCTCAGGAACCATGATGACTACTCTGCAGACCACATGGGTGTTCAGTTTTCCCTACTGTGGCTCCAATGAAATTAACCACATCTCGTGTGAaaccccagctgtcctggagcttgcatgtacagacatttttttctttgagatctATGCCTTCACAGGCACTGTTCTGATCATTTTGACTCCCTTTGTGCTGATTCTTTTGTCTTACATACGAATCCTCTTCTCCATCCTGAGGATGCCATCCACTACAGGGAGGCAGAAGGCCTTTTCCACGTGTGCCTCGCATCTCACCTCTGTCACCCTCTTCTATGGCACGGCCAGTATGACCTATTTGCAGCCTAAATCCAAGTACTCACCAGACACCAAAAAACTGATGTCCTTGGCTTACTCTCTGCTCACCCCCCTGTTGAATCCACTTATCTACAGCCTGAGAAACAAGGAGATGAAAAGGGCTGTGGTGAAATTATGGGAAAGGAAAGTAGCTTTACACACAACCTGA